Genomic DNA from Streptomyces sp. AM 2-1-1:
GTGCCGGCGGAGCCCTTCCCGCAGGCCCTCTGGGACCCGCTCCACGGGTACCTGGAGAAGCACGGGGTGCGGGTGCGGACCGGCTCGACGGTCGAGAGCGTGGTGGCCGGTCCGGCGGGCGGTCTGGGCGTCACGGCGGACGGCCGGACGGACCACCGGGACGCGGTGGTGCTGGCGCTCGACTCCGGCGGGCTGCGGCGGCTGGTGGCGGCCTCCCCGGGGCTCGGTGACGGCCGTTGGCGCGGCAGGATGGCGCGGCTGCGCACCGCACCGCCGTTCCTGGTGTCGCGGCTCTGGCTGGAGCGTCCCGTGGCGGCGGACCGCCCGGGCTTCCTCGGGACCAGCGGCTACGGTCCGCTGGACAACGTGAGCGTGCTGGAACGCTGGGAGGGCGAGGCGCTGCGGTGGTCCCGCCGCACCGGCGGATCGGTGGTGGAGCTGCACGCGTACGCCGTCGCCCCGGACGCGGACCGCGGGGCCGTACAGGAGGAGGTGGTACGCCAGTTGCACCGGATCTACCCGGAGACCTCGGGCGTGCGGGTGGTGGACTCCCGGCACGAGTGGCGGGCGGACTGCCCGCACTTCCCCGTGGGCGGCTACCGCGACCGTCCCGCCGTCCGCACGCCCGACCCGGCCGTCGTGGTCGCCGGCGACCTGGTCCGCACCGAACTGCCGGTCGCGCTGATGGAGCGGGCCGCCACGAGCGGGTTCATGGCCGCGAACGCCCTGTTGGCCGACTGGGGCGTGCGGGGCCAGACGCTGTGGACGGTGCCGCGCGCCGGGCGGTCGGCGCTGCTGCGGCAACTCGCCCGGCTCGCTCCGGCGCACGGCGGCTGACCGGTCGCCGGGGTCCCGGCGGCGGCGCCCCGGTCACCGGGGCCGAGGAGGCCGCCGGGCGCCCGCGGGCGCCTCCCTCACCCCGGGAACCGCCCGCTGCTGCGCAGTTCGTAGCGGCGTTCGGCGTAGGCCAGGTCGTCGCGCCAGAGCCGCCCTGCCGAGGCCCGCATCAACGGGCGCAGCAGCGGGGCCGCCGCGCGGGCGACGGCGAAGCCGCGCCGGTCCGACGCGGCGACGACCGCCTCCACCACGGCGGTGCGGGGCCGGCCGGCGGCGTCGGTGCCGAGCGGGGTGGCGTGGCTCTCGACGACGGAGCCCCGGCCCTCGCCCTCGGTGATGTGCATGACGACGGTACGGGGTTCGGGCGCCGTGAACACGGCCCGGACGGGCACCACGACCCGGCCCGCCACCTTGAAGGAGACGTCGACGGCGAACCCGTCCCGCCCGTCCCCGGCGTCGCCGCCGGGGACGTCGAGCACGGTCAGGTCGACGAAGGAGTACGGGTGGAACCAGGCTCCGTGCCAGGGGTCGAGGCGGTTGGCGACGACGTCCTCCGGTTCGCAGGTGCCGAACCCCTCGTACACCGCGTCCACGGCGCCCGCGGGCAGCGGCCGTTCGGGGACGACGGGCCGCTCCAGCGGGTCTTCGCCGCCCACCGCGTCGAGCCGTACCCAGGCGAGGATCCCGTCGTCGAAGGCGGGGTAGGGCTCCCAGCCGGCGAACGGCTCGCCGTTCAGGGCGAGTCCGTGCCAGTGGCAGACCAGGGTGCCGCAGCGCACCGGACTGTCCTTCAGCGGTGCGCCGAGGTGCGGGCAGGCGCCGGGGCCGGCCCGCAGGCGCCCGGCGGCGTCGCGCCAGGCGACGACCTCGGTGCCCTGGACGGTCCGGCCGAAGGACCGGCCGGGGGTGATGCGGCGGGAGGCGCCGATGACGTACCAGTTGCCCGAGGGGCGGGAGAGCGCGTGCGTGAGGGCGCCGGCGATGAGGGCGGGCCGGGCGGCGCGCCAGGTGGGGCGCTGCCGGTCCCACGGCACGGGGTCGCGGCGCAGCCGCAGCGGGAGCCGGCCGCGGCGGACGGGGCGCGGGTCGCTCATGCCGCGTCCTCCCGTTCGGTCCGGGTCGTCGCCGGTGCGGGCAGGGGCCGCCCCGGCCGGGTGGCGCCCGCCGCGGGAAGGGGACGCTGCCCGGCGGCCGCGTGCGGGGCGGTGGCACGGAGGCCGGAGCGGGCGGCGAGCGCGCGGACCAGACCGTCGAGGGCGACCGTCGCGCGGCGGGCGCGGGAGACGACCGCGCGGCGGTGGAGGACGGCGTAGCCGTCCGCCTCGACGGCGTCGAGGATCCCGCCGTACAGCACGAACGCGGTGCGGATGCAGGGGCGCGACTCGGGGGCGAGCAGGGCGATGCCGGGCCGCGCACGCCGGTAGACCTCCCGGTTGTACGCGGCGGCGGCCCGCAGCGCGGCGGTGACGCGCCGGTCACGCACGCCCGTCGTCCGTCCGTGCAGGAGGAGTTCGCGGTCGACCCCGTGGGCGGCGAGCAGGTCGGCCGGGAGGTAGACGCGTCCCCGGTCGAGGTCCTCCCCCACGTCCCGGAGGAAGTTGCTGAGCTGGAAGGCGACGCCCAGGTCGGCGGCGTACGGGGCGGCTTCCTCGCGGGGGCAGACCGTGCCGAGGACGGGGAGCATCTGGAGGCCGATCACGGCGGCCGATCCGTGGGTGTAGCCGCCGAGTTCCTCCCAGGAGGCGTACTCGGTCACCGTGAGGTCGCTGCGCATGGAAGCCATGAAGTCGGCGAAGTGGCGGTGGTCGATGCCGTACACGGAGGCGGTGTGGACCAGCGCCCGGATCACCGGCTCGTCGGTGGTGCCGGTGGCGAGGCCCTCGGCGAGCCGCTGTTCGAAGGCGAGCAGCGCGGCCGCGCGTTCCGCGGGGGTGGGGTCGCCGGCCAGGTCGTCCACGATGTCGTCGGCCCTGCGGGCGAAGCCGTAGAGGGCGTGCACGGCGGGGCGACGGTCGGCGGGGAGCAGCCGGGTGGCGAGGAAGTACGTCTTCCCGTGGCGTGCGTTGAGCGCGCGGCAGGCGGCGTACGCGGCGCGCAGGGCGGGGTCGTGGACGGCGGCCGCGTCGAGTTCACGGGCGGTCATGCGAGGTGGCCTTTCGGTACGGGGCGGTTCGCGGAGGCCGTGCGGGGCCGTCGCGGACCGGTGATCCGGGCGGCGGCGAGCTTCCCGGAGATGAGGACAGTCGGTACGCCGACGCCGGGGGTGGTGCCGCAGCCGGCGAGGACGGCGTTGGTGGTGCCCCGGACGAGGTTGCGGGGCCGGAAGGGGCCGGTCTGCGGGAAGGTGTGGGCGGCCGAGAACGGGGTGCCGGCGGCATGCCCCTGGGCGGTCCAGTCGACCGGGGTGACCAGGCACTCCTCCTCGATGGAGGCGCCGAGACCGGCCAGTCCCCGGCGTTCGAGCTCGGTGAGCAGGCTGTCCCGGTAGCGGGGTGCCAGCTCGTCCCAGCTGCGCGCGGAGGGGCCGATGTCGGTGTTGGGGCAGGGGGCGAGCACGTAGTGGAGGTGCTTGCCGGGCGGGGCGAGCGTGGGATCTCCGGCGGTGGGGCGGGTGATGAGCAGGGAGGGGTCGCTCATCAGAGAGCCGGTGCGGGTGAGTTCGTGGAAGGTGCCCTTCCATGCCCGTCCGAACGAGAGGGTGTGGTGGGCGAGTCCGGGCCAGGTGCGGTCGGTGCCCGCGTGCAGGACGACGGCGGACGGCGAGTGCCGCAGCCCGCCCGGACGCCGGGGGGCGCGGCCGAGCAGCCGGTAGCTGACGGGGAGGTCCGGGGTGAGCACGACGGCGTCGCACGGGATGCGGCCCCGGTCGGTGACGACGGCGGTGACCCGGTCGCCGGACCGTTCCAGCCGCGTGACGGACTCGCCGTAGCGCAGCACGGCGCCGGCCTCCGCGGCGGAGTCCGCCAGCGCCTTCGGGAGGGCGTGCATCCCGCCGCGCGGGAAGTACACCCCGGCGACCGTGTCCATGTACGCGATGACGGCGTACGCGGCGAGGGCCCTGGCCGGGGGTACGCCGGCGTACAGGGCCTGGAAGGAGAAGACGCGGCGAAGCCGTTCGTCGCTGATGTAGCGGCCGATCCGCGCGTCGAGCCGGCCGAATCCGCCGAGCGCGGCGAGCCGTGCCAGGTCGGGGTGGAGGAGTTGGAAGGGCGAGTCGAAGTTGGCGTCGATGAACCGGCGCATCTGGACGGTGTAGAGGCGCTCCAGCCACTGCCGCAGACGGCGGTAGCCGAGCGCCTCGTGACCGCCCGCGAACTCCTCCACGGCCGACTCCATCGCGCCCGGATCGGTGTGCACGTCGAGGGTGGAGCCGTCGGCGAACCAGGCCCGGTAGGCGGGGTGGAGCGGGATCAGGTCGAGCCGGTCGGCGAGCCGGTGGCCGACGGCGGCGAAGGCCTCTTCGACAAGATCGGGCATGGTCAGCACGGTGGGGCCGGTGTCGATGCGGTATCCGCCGCGCTCCAGCAGCCCGGCCCGGCCGCCCGGGGTGAGGTCGCGTTCGACGACGGTGACCCGTCGGCCGGCGCCGAGCAGGTGGAGCGTGGCGGACAGGCCGGCGAGGCCGGCGCCGACGACCACGACGTGGTCGGTGCGTCCGGGGACGGTCCTCATCGGGTGGTACCTCCTTCGGGGGCGCCGGCCGGGTGGTCCGGCCGGGCGCCGGGGGTGGATCGTGGGGCGCCGGAGGCGGGCGGCACGGGTGGTGGGGTGCGGGCACCGGCGGCTTCCCGCAGCAGCAGGCGCACCGGACGGGCGCCCTCCGGGGCGAGCCGGACCAGGTCGAGACGGGACTCGGCCTCGGCGGCGAGCCGGTCCGCCAGCTGCTCGACGGCGGCGCGCGCCCCGCTCCGGGTGAGCGCTTCCCGCACCCGGGCGAGGCCTTCGTCGGTGAGGTCCGGGTCGCCCACCCCGTCCAGGACCGCGAGCACGGCGGTGTCGCCCGCCGCCTCGGCGCGTTCGCGGGCGACCGCCACCAGGTAGGTGGGCTTCCCGTCACGGAGGTCGCTGCCGGAGGGCTTCCCGGTGACCGCGGGGTCGCCGAAGGCGCCGAGCAGGTCGTCGCGGAGCTGGAAGGCGGTGCCCGCGCTGCGGCCGGCCGCGCTCAGGGCGGCCGCCGTACGGTCGTCGGCGCCCGCCAGCGCGGCGCCGAGCGCGAGGGGGCGTTCCACGGAGTACAGGGCGCTCTTGAGGCAGGCGGTCCGCAGGGCGTGCGCGGCCGTGCGGTTCGCCGCCGCCTGTCCGTGCAGGTCGAGGTATTGCCCGGCCACCATCTCGGTGCGCATCGCCCGCCAGATCGCCGCCACCCGGCCCCGGGTGGCGGCATCCAGCGGGAGGGCGGCGACGGTGTCGTCCGCCCAGGCGAGGGCGAGGTCGCCGACGAGGACGGCGGCCGAGGTCCCGAACGCGGTGTCCGGCGCCCCGCCGGGGAGCGCCGCCAGCTCGACGTGGACGGCGGGACGGCCCCGGCGCAGCGGGGAGCCGTCCATGACGTCGTCGTGGACCAGGGCGCAGGTCTGGATGAGTTCCAGGGCCACGCCGAGGCGCAGCGCCGCGTCCGCGGTCTCCGCGCCGCCGCCGCACGCCCGCATCGCCCACCACAGGAAGCGGGGCCGGGCGCGTTTCCCGCCGCCGAGGGTGAAGTCCGCGACCCGCCGGGCCACGTCCCGGCTGAAGACGGCGTCGACGGCGGCGGCCTCGGCGAGGTGTCCGGAGAGCACCTCGCGGGCGGTGGCGAGGACGGCGCCCGCCACGTCGGCGTCGACCGCGCGGACGTCGGGGTGGTGGTGCTGGCCGGCGTGGGGAACGTCGTCGCCGGGGTGCCCGGGCCCGGAGCCGGCCGGATGCCGGGGTTGCGGGCTGTGCGGGCTCTCGCGGTCGCGGCCGCCGCGTACGGCGCCCGTGCCGGTGTCCCGCCGGGAGCCGTCCTGGGCCCGGGCGTGGTCGGCGGCCCCGGGGCCGCCGTGCGGGGGCGCGGCCGCGGCGTAAGGGTCATGGGTGTCGGGGCCGTCCGGGGAGTGCCGGGGCCGGTCCGCGGCCTCGACGGGCCCGTCCGGCGGCTGGGTGTCCCCGAAGGGCCGCTCCGACCGCCGGTGGTCGGCAGGGGCGGAAGCCGCTGTCCGGGTGAGGCGCATCGCAGGTCCTTCTGGTCGCATCGGTCTCCGTACCGGTCTGGGCCGGCCCCCGCACCGCCGGGCCGGCGCGCCGGCGGTACGGGGGCCGTCGCGGGCCCGCCGTCTTCCGTGCCCGTCGCGTCTCTTCCGCCGTCCCCCGT
This window encodes:
- a CDS encoding polyprenyl synthetase family protein, giving the protein MRLTRTAASAPADHRRSERPFGDTQPPDGPVEAADRPRHSPDGPDTHDPYAAAAPPHGGPGAADHARAQDGSRRDTGTGAVRGGRDRESPHSPQPRHPAGSGPGHPGDDVPHAGQHHHPDVRAVDADVAGAVLATAREVLSGHLAEAAAVDAVFSRDVARRVADFTLGGGKRARPRFLWWAMRACGGGAETADAALRLGVALELIQTCALVHDDVMDGSPLRRGRPAVHVELAALPGGAPDTAFGTSAAVLVGDLALAWADDTVAALPLDAATRGRVAAIWRAMRTEMVAGQYLDLHGQAAANRTAAHALRTACLKSALYSVERPLALGAALAGADDRTAAALSAAGRSAGTAFQLRDDLLGAFGDPAVTGKPSGSDLRDGKPTYLVAVARERAEAAGDTAVLAVLDGVGDPDLTDEGLARVREALTRSGARAAVEQLADRLAAEAESRLDLVRLAPEGARPVRLLLREAAGARTPPPVPPASGAPRSTPGARPDHPAGAPEGGTTR
- a CDS encoding DUF5914 domain-containing protein — translated: MSDPRPVRRGRLPLRLRRDPVPWDRQRPTWRAARPALIAGALTHALSRPSGNWYVIGASRRITPGRSFGRTVQGTEVVAWRDAAGRLRAGPGACPHLGAPLKDSPVRCGTLVCHWHGLALNGEPFAGWEPYPAFDDGILAWVRLDAVGGEDPLERPVVPERPLPAGAVDAVYEGFGTCEPEDVVANRLDPWHGAWFHPYSFVDLTVLDVPGGDAGDGRDGFAVDVSFKVAGRVVVPVRAVFTAPEPRTVVMHITEGEGRGSVVESHATPLGTDAAGRPRTAVVEAVVAASDRRGFAVARAAAPLLRPLMRASAGRLWRDDLAYAERRYELRSSGRFPG
- a CDS encoding phytoene desaturase, producing MRTVPGRTDHVVVVGAGLAGLSATLHLLGAGRRVTVVERDLTPGGRAGLLERGGYRIDTGPTVLTMPDLVEEAFAAVGHRLADRLDLIPLHPAYRAWFADGSTLDVHTDPGAMESAVEEFAGGHEALGYRRLRQWLERLYTVQMRRFIDANFDSPFQLLHPDLARLAALGGFGRLDARIGRYISDERLRRVFSFQALYAGVPPARALAAYAVIAYMDTVAGVYFPRGGMHALPKALADSAAEAGAVLRYGESVTRLERSGDRVTAVVTDRGRIPCDAVVLTPDLPVSYRLLGRAPRRPGGLRHSPSAVVLHAGTDRTWPGLAHHTLSFGRAWKGTFHELTRTGSLMSDPSLLITRPTAGDPTLAPPGKHLHYVLAPCPNTDIGPSARSWDELAPRYRDSLLTELERRGLAGLGASIEEECLVTPVDWTAQGHAAGTPFSAAHTFPQTGPFRPRNLVRGTTNAVLAGCGTTPGVGVPTVLISGKLAAARITGPRRPRTASANRPVPKGHLA
- a CDS encoding phytoene/squalene synthase family protein; the protein is MTARELDAAAVHDPALRAAYAACRALNARHGKTYFLATRLLPADRRPAVHALYGFARRADDIVDDLAGDPTPAERAAALLAFEQRLAEGLATGTTDEPVIRALVHTASVYGIDHRHFADFMASMRSDLTVTEYASWEELGGYTHGSAAVIGLQMLPVLGTVCPREEAAPYAADLGVAFQLSNFLRDVGEDLDRGRVYLPADLLAAHGVDRELLLHGRTTGVRDRRVTAALRAAAAYNREVYRRARPGIALLAPESRPCIRTAFVLYGGILDAVEADGYAVLHRRAVVSRARRATVALDGLVRALAARSGLRATAPHAAAGQRPLPAAGATRPGRPLPAPATTRTEREDAA
- a CDS encoding NAD(P)/FAD-dependent oxidoreductase, whose product is MPDGRRHGRDRRAEVLRAPDGRARFEGGAPRVAVVGGGIAGLAAATLLAERGARVTLHEREASLGGRLAGWSTQLADGSPVTMSRGFHAFFRQYYNLRGLLRRVDPGLESLTAVPDYPLRHSGGMYDSFARVPRTPPLSAMGFVALSPSFGARDLLRMNPRAALPLLDVRVPQVYERLDSVSARDFLARVRFPEAAHHLAFEVFSRSFFSDPGDLSAAELVLMFHIYFLGSSEGLLFDVPAEPFPQALWDPLHGYLEKHGVRVRTGSTVESVVAGPAGGLGVTADGRTDHRDAVVLALDSGGLRRLVAASPGLGDGRWRGRMARLRTAPPFLVSRLWLERPVAADRPGFLGTSGYGPLDNVSVLERWEGEALRWSRRTGGSVVELHAYAVAPDADRGAVQEEVVRQLHRIYPETSGVRVVDSRHEWRADCPHFPVGGYRDRPAVRTPDPAVVVAGDLVRTELPVALMERAATSGFMAANALLADWGVRGQTLWTVPRAGRSALLRQLARLAPAHGG